One window of the Eucalyptus grandis isolate ANBG69807.140 chromosome 8, ASM1654582v1, whole genome shotgun sequence genome contains the following:
- the LOC104441062 gene encoding uncharacterized protein LOC104441062: MEFASVSVRRSTSIVMFVLMMSASLEAMAEAGTTSSASLAKVKRERVTCNSRRSRCFMRYVTCPVECPQVKPKDPKAKACYLDCYTPKCEAVCRKRKPNCSGMGAACYDPRFVGGDNIVFYFHGRSEEHYALVSDTDLQVNARFIGLRPVGRSRDFTWIQALGLLFGPHTFTLEAARAETWSDDIDRLRFSYDGTSVTLPESLDSEWSSPGDEIKLERTASKNSVTLIVQEALELYVSVVPITEEDDRIHSYGIPRNDSFAHLEVQFRFFGLSPRVDGVLGRTYRADFENPAKPGVEMAVVGGEDRYRTSSLLSSDCAACVFAPGDDKEVSFLRQYAMLSCTSGVADGIGMVCRK, translated from the exons atggaGTTCGCATCTGTCAGTGTTCGTCGTTCGACGTCGATCGTGATGTTCGTGCTGATGATGAGTGCTTCTCTGGAGGCGATGGCGGAAGCGGGCACAACGAGCTCGGCGAGTCTGGCAAAAGTGAAGCGAGAGCGCGTGACGTGCAACAGCCGCCGGAGCAGGTGCTTCATGAGGTACGTGACATGTCCGGTCGAGTGCCCTCAGGTGAAGCCGAAAGACCCCAAGGCCAAAGCTTGCTATCTCGATTGCTACACGCCCAAATGCGAAGCCGTCTGCCGAA AGCGCAAGCCGAACTGCAGCGGGATGGGGGCCGCATGCTACGACCCCCGCTTCGTCGGCGGGGACAACATCGTTTTCTATTTCCACGGCCGGAGCGAGGAGCACTACGCGCTGGTGTCCGACACCGACCTCCAAGTCAATGCCCGGTTCATCGGCCTCCGACCCGTCGGGAGATCCCGGGACTTCACGTGGATCCAAGCCCTGGGCCTCCTCTTTGGCCCCCACACGTTCACTCTCGAAGCCGCTAGGGCTGAGACATGGAGCGACGACATCGACCGCCTGCGGTTTTCATATGACGGGACGTCCGTAACCTTACCGGAGTCCCTGGACTCCGAATGGAGCTCGCCGGGCGACGAGATCAAACTCGAGAGGACCGCAAGCAAGAACAGCGTCACGTTGATCGTGCAAGAAGCCCTAGAGCTCTACGTTAGTGTGGTTCCGATCACCGAGGAAGACGACAGGATCCACAGCTACGGAATACCGAGGAACGATAGCTTCGCCCATCTGGAAGTGCAGTTCAGGTTCTTCGGCCTCTCGCCGAGGGTCGACGGCGTCCTGGGGAGGACTTACCGGGCGGACTTCGAGAACCCGGCAAAGCCTGGGGTCGAGATGGCGGTCGTCGGCGGGGAGGACAGGTACAGGACGAGCTCTCTCCTCTCGTCGGACTGCGCCGCCTGCGTGTTCGCTCCCGGGGACGACAAGGAGGTCTCGTTCCTGAGGCAATACGCGATGCTGAGCTGCACCAGCGGAGTGGCAGATGGCATTGGAATGGTATGCAGGAAATGA